The proteins below are encoded in one region of Eulemur rufifrons isolate Redbay chromosome 2, OSU_ERuf_1, whole genome shotgun sequence:
- the GATM gene encoding glycine amidinotransferase, mitochondrial: protein MLRVRCLRGGSRGAEAVHYIGSRLGRTLTGWVQRTFQSTQAATASSQNSCAADDKATDPLPKDCPVSSYNEWDPLEEVIVGRAENACVPPFTVEVKANTYEKYWPFYQKHGGHYFPKDHLKKAVAEIEEMCNILKTEGVTVKRPDPIDWSLKYKTPDFESTGLYSAMPRDILIVVGNEIIEAPMAWRARFFEYRAYRSIIKDYFHRGAKWTTAPKPTMGDKLYDQDYPIHSVEDRHRLAAQGKFVTTEFEPCFDAADFIRAGRDIFAQRSQVTNYLGIEWMRRHLAPDYRVHIISFKDPNPMHIDATFNIIGPGLVLSNPDRPCHQIDLFKKAGWTIVTPPTPVIPDDHPLWMSSKWLSMNVLMLDEKRVMVDANEVPIQKMFEKLGINTIKVNIRNANSLGGGFHCWTCDVRRRGTLQSYFD from the exons ATGCTGCGGGTGCGGTGTCTGCGCGGCGGGAGCCGCGGCGCCGAGGCGGTGCACTACATCGGGTCTCGG CTTGGAAGAACCTTAACAGGATGGGTGCAGCGAACTTTCCAGAGCACCCAGGCAGCTACGGCTTCCTCCCAGAACTCCTGTGCAGCTGACGACAAGGCCACTGATCCTCTGCCCAAGGACTGCCCTGTCTCCTCTTACAATGAATGGGACCCCTTGGAGGAAGTGATCGTGGGCAGAGCAGAAAACGCCTGTGTTCCACCATTCACCGTGGAGGTGAAG GCTAACACATATGAAAAGTACTGGCCATTTTACCAGAAACATGGAGGCCATTATTTTCCCAAAGATCATTTGAAAAAGGCTGTTGCTGAAATTGAAGAAAtgtgcaatattttaaaaacggAAGGAGTGACAGTGAAGAGGCCTGACCCCATTGACTGGTCGCTGAAGTATAAAACTCCTGATTTTGAGTCTACGG GTTTATACAGCGCGATGCCGCGGGACATCCTGATAGTGGTGGGAAATGAGATTATCGAGGCTCCCATGGCGTGGCGTGCGCGCTTCTTTGAGTACCGAGCATACCGGTCAATTATCAAAGACTACTTCCACCGTGGTGCCAAGTGGACCACGGCTCCTAAGCCCACGATGGGTGATAAGCTTTATGACCAG GATTATCCCATCCATTCTGTAGAAGACAGACACAGATTGGCTGCTCAGGGAAAATTTGTGACAACTGAGTTTGAGCCATGCTTTGATGCTGCTGACTTCATTCGAGCTGGAAGAGATATTTTTGCACAGAGAAGCCAG GTTACAAACTACCTGGGCATTGAATGGATGCGTAGACATCTTGCTCCAGACTACAGAGTGCATATCATCTCCTTTAAAGATCCCAATCCAATGCATATTGATGCCACCTTCAATATCATCGGACCTGGTCTTGTGCTTTCCAACCCTGACCGACCTTGTCACCAG ATTGATCTTTTCAAGAAAGCAGGATGGACCATAGTGACTCCTCCAACACCAGTCATCCCAGATG ATCATCCACTCTGGATGTCATCCAAATGGCTTTCCATGAATGTCTTAATGCTAGATGAAAAACGTGTTATGGTGGATGCCAATGAAGTCCCAATTCAAAAGATGTTTGAAAAGCTGG GTATCAATACCATTAAGGTTAACATTCGAAATGCCAATTCCCTGGGAGGAGGCTTCCATTGCTGGACCTGCGATGTCCGGCGCCGAGGCACCCTGCAGTCCTACTTTGACTGA